GTAATCCAGAAAGGTAAAGCAATTTTTTGTTCTCTTTTTGTTCGAATAACCAGTCTTTAAATAGAATTAATCCCAACAAAAGAAAGAATGCCATTCCAATATCAGAGCCAGCGCACCAGAGATTCAGCGCAACCAAGGGAATACTTAGAAATATCAGCACTGACAACTCTTTGCCAGCAATATAGATTGTATAAATCAAAAGCAACCCTATGAAAAAACTTATAACTTTAACTAGCAGAGCATCATTAAATATTAACCCGTAAGTGTAAATTAAACTCATTAAATGAGGCAGGGAAGAATAGATATTGGTTGGTATATTAACAAGCCTGCCCGCTTTTAGATAAATATCAGGGATAGCAAGATGGTAGACTAAAGAATCGTAAAATATTTCAGGTAAGGTAGTAGCGAAAAAAAATAGAATTAAGAATGGTATTATCAAAATAAAATAGATGTTAAACTTTGGTTTAACTATTTTAAATCTGAAAGTATTGCTCCCGTTTCTTAATGATTTTAAAGTATGTATTAATGAAATGAAGGAAGTAATTACTAAAAGCAAAACTAAGGCTGTTTTAGTTAAAAAGCCCAGGATGCCTAGAAGAAAAACTAAATATCCGGATATACCCAAGCCCAGGCCCATAGATAGTATCGTATGTTTTTCTTCAGGGTAAGAATCAAATTTCAGAAGACTTAACAGCCTGTTTCCTATCCACCAGATATTGAAGAATAGCAACGAAACAAATACGAATCTAATTACATGTAAAGACAAGAAAATTATTACCTTGGGATTAAAAAGAGAAATGTCTTTGATTACTGAAGAAAATAGATTCAAAGGTGAGATTGAGAAAAATCTGTAAGTATATATTGCGTAAAAAATAGAGATCATAGCTATAAACAAACCAGAGATAGCCATAATTAATGATCGAAATTCATTTTTGCCCATGATTAATGTTTCCCCTCAACAAAACAATATACATAATTTTTTACCCTTTATAAAGAAAAATAAAAGGCATAAAGATAAAAGCCCCGGTAAAGGACCGGGGCTTTTTCAGGGCACAAACAGGTTGATGCTATTCTTTTATTGCCGGAGTAAATTCAAATTATTAATATCTGAAGGTTATACCAGCTTTAAAAACTATACCCGGAAGAGGGTAATTTTCCCTGCTTTGATATTTAACGTCTGACAGGTTGTTTATCGCAGCGAATAATTCTGTGTAATCGAAATTATATGTGATTTTGTAATTAAAAAGTAAACGGGCGCTCAATTTATGCTCGGCCGCATCATCGTCTATCCATTTTTGCTCCGATGTGTATTCGATAGAGATTGTTTGTTTTAAACTAAAGGAATTTTCATAGGTTAAAGAATAGTTTGTGCGGTATTGGGGCGTATATTGAAGTGTTTTGAATTGTTCGCTGCTGTTGTTTCTGCCTTTTGAATCAACATAGGTAAAATTTAACTGGTTTGAAAAGTCCTTTGGTACAGAAAAATAATCGATTACTGGAAGGATGCTTGAATTAGAATCGATTTCGTATTCTACCCCCTGATTGTAAGCTTCTCCGATGTTTTCTGGTTTCCATAAATCGTATTTGACATAACCCGCAGTCGGCACGTTGTTGTCAACCCATTCTATCTTGTCCTGGATGTCGCTGCGGAATAGCGTAATTCTTGATGTGGTATTTTCATTCAGGATGTTTTCCATCCCTACGTCATAACCACATGATATTTCCGGAACCAGGGTTGGATTCCCTTTGGTTTCCCCGCCATAACCAAAATAATCCCATGTTCTTTTTGGAGAGTAAAGGTCTTCAAAGGTCGGCCCGACGAAGGCTCTTCCAATGTTAAGTGAGAACTTTGTATAAGGATCAAGAACATATATCGAATTTAAGCGAGGGTTTATTTGGTCGCCGTAAACTGAATGGCCGTCATATCTCAGGCCGATTGTTGTACGCAGGGGGAAGAATGCAAAATCCTTTTGTATAAAAAATGAGTTGATCGTAAAAGTTTTGGCTATATCCTCCTGTTCGGTAAGTTGATTGAATTTTTTATAAGTCTGGTTTTGAACATCAGCCCCGATGACAATTTCTTTAGGTGCGTTAAGCTGTAACGTTACGCCTGCATTATCCGTCGTATTATTATCAAAAGTAAAATTATCGGTATCCTTGTACTCCATGTTTGTTTTCCTGTAAAATATTTTTGAATTAAGGTTGAAATTTTCAGTTATAGGTATTTCATGCCCTATCTGCAAATAGTTGTTATTATCATTTTCTCTGGCGTTAGGGGTGGTCGCTGTTCTTTCTTTCATATTGTCGTAAACGGAAAGTTTTGTATAGTTTGAACCTGGAATTCCAGATTCTTCTGAAAAATAGTCAAGGTTTATTTTTATTTTCCCGGAGGTTTTTAGATCTATCCCGATATTAGTGTTTAAATGGCTACTATTTGCATCGCTATTCTCGCGCCAGCCGTCGCTTCGGTTAATACTGCCAGAAAGAAGCCAGCTGAAAATATCATTTTTATCACCATAAGTCGCTTTAAGAACATTAGTATTATAGCTTTCTGATTGCAGCGTTAACCCCAATTCTTTCCCTTTCGGTTTTTTGTTAATGATATTTACAACACCATTCAAAGCGCTCGAGCCATAAAGTGATGACGAAGGCCCGCGGACAATTTCTATTCTTTCAATATTATCGGCAGGCAGGAGGCTAAGATTTGCAGCTCCTGTAGCTAAATTGTTCATTCTAAGGCCGTCGATCATAACCAGGACTTGTTTACTCGTATCTCCTCCCGATCTGATACGAATATTGCTTGTTGATCCGAGAGTTCCTGTTTTGCTTACTTCCGTTATGCCGACAGAGTCCTTAAGCAGATCGCCTATAGTTATCGCATTTGTTTCCCTTATTTTGTTTTGACTGACAAGACTGACATTTGTCGATAAGTTTTTTTGCAACTCGGGTTTGCGGGTGAGGGTGATAAAAGCGGTGCCCGAATCGAACTTTACTTCTTCAAAACCAAAAACAGCTGACATACACGAACTAACTAACAAAACACAACTCACAGCAAATACTTTTCTCATGATTTTATCCCTCCTGTAGGATAATTTCCTTGCAGGTGGTGTTTAAAACTTACTGCTTTCCCTTCCCTGCGAAGGTACTTTCCAAGTTTAAGTGATGGACCAGACTCCTTAACAGACAGCGCTATCTGTAAGATTACTGTTGCGTGGCAGTATCCCGGATTTAACGGGAATTTCCTTCACTTAACTGGTTAAAATTACAACAAAAAGAATAAACATAAATTTTTAGTTTGGTTTTTTGATTAAACTGTATTTCTGAATATCCAAAAAGTAAGCTTTCCAAAAGGTGTCTTTATAAACTGTCTCTGTTTTTGTTATTTCAATTTTTTTATTGAAAATAGGACCGTCATAAACAAACGAATGAAATTCGCCGTTTTCTCCGCAGGAACATATTTTGCGGTTTATCAGATTACTTACAAGTTCAGTATTGAAGTCCTTCCCCACAAAATTCTTATCGAAAAGCTCGGCTTTTGCGCTGGTTATTATCGATTTAAATCCTAGATTGATGAATTCAGATGCAACGATATTCGGGTCCTGCTTCCAAAGCGGCTCTATTGCTGTTATGCCGATTTCTTTGCAGACGCGTTCAACCCATTCGCGGTGCTCATCAAGATAAATATCTCCGAAGACCATACCTTCAACAGCATGCTTTTCTTTTAGTTCTTTTACAGTTTTTTTAAAAATATTTTCGTATTCTTTCATGTCAGCAGGCACGCTCTGCTGGATAATCGGTATTCCTATCGCTTCGCTCTGGGTTTTCATCAGCATGCAATCTATTCCGTGAAAACACCCTCTTTTTGTTTCTTCGGAAATGAAATTAACAAGGAACTTTATTTCATGCCCTTCTTTCATTGCTTTGTATGTAGCTAAACAGCTATCTTTGCCGCCGCTCCAGGAGGAGATAATATTCGTCAGAATTCTATTCCTTTTCTTGCGATGATCCCTTTATCATAAGGGTGCTTGATTTTTTTTATTTCGCTTACCAGGTCTGCTTTTTCGATTATTTTTTTGGTTGCCCCGCGGCCTGTCAAAATGATTTCTAAATTTTCCGGTTTTGTTTTTAGAAATGAAAGAATCTCTTCTTCTTTGAGATATCCGCAGTTTAAAGCGACATTAATTTCATCTAAAATGAGTAGGTCATATTTTTTCTTTTTTATGGTTTTATTAAGGCATTCCAAAGCAGCTCGGCATTCAATTTTCAAGGTTTTTAATGATGTGTTTTTGTAAAAACGAGGGTGTTTCTGAGCGAAGCAGAGAGTATCAATGCCAATTTTTTTGAATATTTTATATTCCCCGCAGCCCCATTTTTTCGGTTCTTTATTAAAAGAAACAAACAACACTTTCAAACCATGGCTTTTTGCGCGTACAGCCAGCCCAACGCTTGCCGTGGTCTTGCCTTTTCCTTCGCCTGTATAAACATGAATTAAGCCTTTTTTCATAAACTCTCTTTATGAATACCCTTCGCCCGAGTGTCTTTAGAAATCAGCAAAATATAAGGTTTTCCTGATAATGGATTTTTTTCAACTAGGAGGACGGTTTTATAGACTTCTTCCAGAATTTCGTATTTCAGCACATCCCGCGCTTTTCCATAGGTATGAATTTTACCCTCATTCAATAAAAGCAAATCATCGCAATACTCTGATGCCAGGTTAAGGTCGTGTAAAATAATTACTACGGTGAGGCCTGTTTTATTTAAATCTCTAAGTAAATCTAAAATTTCTATCTGATGTTTTATATCCAGATGATTTACAGGTTCATCAAGTAATAAAAGTTTTGGTTCCTGCGCCAGTGCTTGCGCTATAAGCACTCTTTGCCGTTCTCCTCCGGACAAGTCCCTTATCTTCCTGTGTTTTAAATCAGCAATATTTAATTCCATCATCGCTTTTTGGGCAATATCAAAGTCTTTCTTTCCCGGGGCTTCTAATCGTTTTAGATGAGGGTGCCTGCCCAATAAAACAAATTCTTCGATAGAAAAAGAAAAAGGGACATCAAGGATTTGCGGCAGCACGGCAATTTCCTTAGCGAGGTCTTTTGCCGATAAATCAGAGAGGGCCTTGCCCTGGAAAAATATTTTACCTTCTATAGGCTTAATGATTTTTGTTAAAGACCTGAAAAGAGTAGTTTTTCCTGCGCCGTTTGGTCCGAGTATCCCTAAAAAGCTGCCTTCATTTACAGAAAAAGAAATGTTTTTTATAATTTCTTTGCCCGCGTAGCCGCATGAAAGGTTATAGATTTCTAATAGGTTCAATTTTAGAATACTTCCCAGTTTTTAGATCTTAACAAGAAAATAATAAAGAACACTCCGCCGAAAATTCCGGTAATCACTCCTACGGGCAATTCTACCGGATAAATAATACTTCTGGCGAAAGTATCAGCGATACAAAGGAAAATAGCGCCGGCAAGGCTTGAAAAAATAATAAGCGTAAAATGTTTTGGCCCGCTCCATTTGCGTATAAAATGCGGGATGATAAGGCCTACAAACCCGATTATGCCGGAAGCTGATACACATGCGCCGGTAATAAACGAAGCAATGATGAAAATGGTTCTTATTGTGTTGGCTGAATCGACCCCAAGATAGGATGCTTTTTCTTCACCTAATGTAAGAATATCTATTTCCCGGCTGAAAAGTAAAAGAATCGCTATACCTGCAACCGTAAATCCGGCTACAATTGTTGTTAAACCTGTTTCAGCATTTGACAGGTCGCCCATAAGCCAAAGAAGCGTTGATTGGATTTTCTCTGTTTTAGAAACTGCAAATATCAATAGGATTATTGCAGAAAAAAGAAAACTTAAAATAACTCCGCCTAAAATCAAAGTTGAAACTGAAAAGTTCTTTTTTGATGCAATTAAGTAAACAAATAATAATGATAATAAAGCTCCCAAAAAGGCACAAACCGGCAAACTTAACGAACTTATTCCCAAAACAACCGCAATGGTTGCACCAAAGGCGGCGCCGCCTGATATTCCAAGCGTGTACGGCTCAGCTAAAGGATTTCGCAGTATCCCCTGTAAAACACTGCCGCTGGCAGCCAACCCGGCTCCTACCAACATACTTAATAGGATTCTCGGTATTCTTATTTTCCAAATGATTGTGTGGTTAATTCCGGGAACTGAACTTAAACCGGATAATAGTTCGGTAAACGAAATTTTTGTACCCCCAAAGATAAGAGAAACAATAAAAGTTAAAATTAAAGTAAATATAAGCAAAAAAAGAATAAAATAGTTTTTTTTCATTTGAATAATTCAGGGTGCAATAATTTACTCACAATTTCAATAGCTTCCACAAAATTGACAGGTGTAGGATTACAGGTTATTCTTGTATCTATAACGAATATCCTGCTGTTTTTAACGGCTTTCAAGTCGGAATATTTCTGCCATTGTTTTTTTTCGGTTTCTGTTACGGCGCCCATGGCGACAAGTATAATTACATCGGGGTTCTGTCTTAGTACTTCTTCCTTATTAAAGCGCGGATAACGTAAAGGCCCTTCATGTGCAATATTTTGGCCGCCTGCAAGGGTTATCATTTCATCAATGAAAGTATTCTTGCTTATTGTCATCAGAGGTTCAGCGCCTAGCTGCCAAAATACTTTTACTTTAGCTGTTTTTTTTGTTTTGTTCGTTAACCTGGTTGTCTTTTCATTCAAAGCTGAGAGTATATCAATCGCCTTTTTTTCTTTTCCTAAAAGCTTGCCAAGCAGAAGAAATTGTTCCGATATTTCTTTGAAATTATTACAGGGTTCAAGAGCATAAACTTTTAGTCCGTAACTTTTCATTCTTAAGACAATTTCTTTTTTTTGGCCCTCTTTGGAGGCCAGGATGATATCCGGCTTAAGCCTGACAATTTTTTCAATATTAGGTTCCAGGTAGGTTCCTATTTTTTCTTTTTTCTTTGCCTCTTCCGGGTAATCACAATACGTAGTCACTCCTAGAAGATTGTCCTGAACACCCAGTAAATAGAGCTCTTCGGTTATAGCGGGCGCAAGAGAAATTATCCTCCCCGGGGTATTACCGGCAAATATTTTGGTGTTAAAGTGCAAAATTAATAGAAAAAATAATATTTTTTTCATTTTCTCAGCAAGAAAATAGCCATCAATACGGCGAGTTCTACAGTTTCGTGAATTGCTCCTATTGTATCGCCTGTCAACCCGTCAATTTTACTTGTGAAGTATTCTTTTAAGATTAAAGTAAAGATTGAAATACCGGCAAATAGAAATAGCCCTTTAAGGGAAAAGAAGAAAATACAGCATAAAAGTGTCACAAGACCGGAAATAAGCAACGTAATCGTACCGCTGTTTCCTATAAAGAGTGAACCAAGTCCGTTGGTTTTTGCCGGCCTGCCTTTTACAAGAGACAAAACCATAGAAAATTTTCCAAGAATCGGCATTAATACCAAAGAAGGGTATAAAATATTTTCGGGCATTTGAAAGATGAAAATGAATTTCAGTAAGAGTAAGCAAAAAATGCCTACTACGGCAAAAGTGCCTATGTGCTCGTCTGACATGATTTTGAGCATCTCGTCCTTGTCCCTGCCGCCCAAAATACCATCAATTGTATCCGCAAAACCATCCAGGTGAAGCGCGCCGGTTGATAAAATTAGAATTATCAAAGTAATTGCATCGCATATCATTCTAGGGAAAATTGTTTTTAATATGATATGCGCACCTACAAGTATTGAACCAATAATCATTCCTACAAAAGGAAAGTAAACTATAGACTTTTGCAGGGAAAAGTTTTTAGATTTTATTGGTATTATGGTTAAAAATTCAATTGCAGAAATAAATCCAGTCATTATTGCTCCGTTTTTGTAGAGACACCCGCAG
Above is a window of Elusimicrobiota bacterium DNA encoding:
- a CDS encoding TonB-dependent receptor plug domain-containing protein — translated: MRKVFAVSCVLLVSSCMSAVFGFEEVKFDSGTAFITLTRKPELQKNLSTNVSLVSQNKIRETNAITIGDLLKDSVGITEVSKTGTLGSTSNIRIRSGGDTSKQVLVMIDGLRMNNLATGAANLSLLPADNIERIEIVRGPSSSLYGSSALNGVVNIINKKPKGKELGLTLQSESYNTNVLKATYGDKNDIFSWLLSGSINRSDGWRENSDANSSHLNTNIGIDLKTSGKIKINLDYFSEESGIPGSNYTKLSVYDNMKERTATTPNARENDNNNYLQIGHEIPITENFNLNSKIFYRKTNMEYKDTDNFTFDNNTTDNAGVTLQLNAPKEIVIGADVQNQTYKKFNQLTEQEDIAKTFTINSFFIQKDFAFFPLRTTIGLRYDGHSVYGDQINPRLNSIYVLDPYTKFSLNIGRAFVGPTFEDLYSPKRTWDYFGYGGETKGNPTLVPEISCGYDVGMENILNENTTSRITLFRSDIQDKIEWVDNNVPTAGYVKYDLWKPENIGEAYNQGVEYEIDSNSSILPVIDYFSVPKDFSNQLNFTYVDSKGRNNSSEQFKTLQYTPQYRTNYSLTYENSFSLKQTISIEYTSEQKWIDDDAAEHKLSARLLFNYKITYNFDYTELFAAINNLSDVKYQSRENYPLPGIVFKAGITFRY
- a CDS encoding diphthine--ammonia ligase, whose amino-acid sequence is MLTNIISSWSGGKDSCLATYKAMKEGHEIKFLVNFISEETKRGCFHGIDCMLMKTQSEAIGIPIIQQSVPADMKEYENIFKKTVKELKEKHAVEGMVFGDIYLDEHREWVERVCKEIGITAIEPLWKQDPNIVASEFINLGFKSIITSAKAELFDKNFVGKDFNTELVSNLINRKICSCGENGEFHSFVYDGPIFNKKIEITKTETVYKDTFWKAYFLDIQKYSLIKKPN
- the cobO gene encoding cob(I)yrinic acid a,c-diamide adenosyltransferase produces the protein MKKGLIHVYTGEGKGKTTASVGLAVRAKSHGLKVLFVSFNKEPKKWGCGEYKIFKKIGIDTLCFAQKHPRFYKNTSLKTLKIECRAALECLNKTIKKKKYDLLILDEINVALNCGYLKEEEILSFLKTKPENLEIILTGRGATKKIIEKADLVSEIKKIKHPYDKGIIARKGIEF
- a CDS encoding ABC transporter ATP-binding protein; this translates as MNLLEIYNLSCGYAGKEIIKNISFSVNEGSFLGILGPNGAGKTTLFRSLTKIIKPIEGKIFFQGKALSDLSAKDLAKEIAVLPQILDVPFSFSIEEFVLLGRHPHLKRLEAPGKKDFDIAQKAMMELNIADLKHRKIRDLSGGERQRVLIAQALAQEPKLLLLDEPVNHLDIKHQIEILDLLRDLNKTGLTVVIILHDLNLASEYCDDLLLLNEGKIHTYGKARDVLKYEILEEVYKTVLLVEKNPLSGKPYILLISKDTRAKGIHKESL
- a CDS encoding iron ABC transporter permease: MKKNYFILFLLIFTLILTFIVSLIFGGTKISFTELLSGLSSVPGINHTIIWKIRIPRILLSMLVGAGLAASGSVLQGILRNPLAEPYTLGISGGAAFGATIAVVLGISSLSLPVCAFLGALLSLLFVYLIASKKNFSVSTLILGGVILSFLFSAIILLIFAVSKTEKIQSTLLWLMGDLSNAETGLTTIVAGFTVAGIAILLLFSREIDILTLGEEKASYLGVDSANTIRTIFIIASFITGACVSASGIIGFVGLIIPHFIRKWSGPKHFTLIIFSSLAGAIFLCIADTFARSIIYPVELPVGVITGIFGGVFFIIFLLRSKNWEVF
- a CDS encoding ABC transporter substrate-binding protein; translation: MKKILFFLLILHFNTKIFAGNTPGRIISLAPAITEELYLLGVQDNLLGVTTYCDYPEEAKKKEKIGTYLEPNIEKIVRLKPDIILASKEGQKKEIVLRMKSYGLKVYALEPCNNFKEISEQFLLLGKLLGKEKKAIDILSALNEKTTRLTNKTKKTAKVKVFWQLGAEPLMTISKNTFIDEMITLAGGQNIAHEGPLRYPRFNKEEVLRQNPDVIILVAMGAVTETEKKQWQKYSDLKAVKNSRIFVIDTRITCNPTPVNFVEAIEIVSKLLHPELFK
- the cobS gene encoding adenosylcobinamide-GDP ribazoletransferase; amino-acid sequence: MTGFISAIEFLTIIPIKSKNFSLQKSIVYFPFVGMIIGSILVGAHIILKTIFPRMICDAITLIILILSTGALHLDGFADTIDGILGGRDKDEMLKIMSDEHIGTFAVVGIFCLLLLKFIFIFQMPENILYPSLVLMPILGKFSMVLSLVKGRPAKTNGLGSLFIGNSGTITLLISGLVTLLCCIFFFSLKGLFLFAGISIFTLILKEYFTSKIDGLTGDTIGAIHETVELAVLMAIFLLRK